A window from Bufo bufo chromosome 1, aBufBuf1.1, whole genome shotgun sequence encodes these proteins:
- the RANGRF gene encoding ran guanine nucleotide release factor, translated as MEGNSEQRPLFGGAFSAVLPLNVQDVSEMREVPDNQEVFVHSQTDQSFIVELLEYQEGMSDPDAARYHFEDVAASNDAEGRAEVVSVEPLPLAQLSLTSCSSAWALTGHQLVSKFNEQAQNTVTIHMAIFRLQQHATDLLVTFNDPAAIHPASSSNVDAGTSGNASAWSLDDFHRLLCSFQLHDPGIFG; from the exons ATGGAAGGAAACTCAGAGCAGCGTCCACTGTTCGGAGGAGCGTTTTCTGCCGTTTTGCCCCTCAATGTCCAGGACGTCAG TGAGATGCGGGAGGTCCCTGACAACCAGGAGGTCTTCGTCCACTCTCAGACGGATCAGAGCTTCATCGTGGAGCTCCTGGAGTATCAGGAGGGGATGTCGGACCCGGACGCTGCGAG ATACCACTTTGAAGACGTTGCTGCGAGCAatgatgctgagggcagagcagaGGTTGTGAGCGTGGAGCCCCTGCCCCTGGCACAGCTATCTCTCACCAGCTGCTCCAGTGCATGGGCACTTACAGGGCACCAGCTAGTCTCTAAGTTCAATGAGCAG GCTCAGAATACGGTGACtatacatatggcgatattccgtCTACAGCAGCACGCCACCGACCTGCTGGTCACCTTCAACGACCCTGCAGCCATCCA TCCGGCCAGCAGTAGTAATGTGGACGCTGGGACTTCTGGAAATGCTTCTGCTTGGTCTCTGGATGATTTCCACCGTCTCCTGTGCAGTTTTCAGCTTCATGATCCCGGTATCTTTGGCTGA
- the SLC25A11 gene encoding mitochondrial 2-oxoglutarate/malate carrier protein, which translates to MAAASGKERTSPKAIKFLFGGLAGMGATVFVQPLDLVKNRMQLSGEGAKTREYKTSFHAVGSILRNEGLGGIYTGLSAGLLRQATYTTTRLGIYTILFEKLTKADGTPPNFLMKAAIGMSAGATGAFVGTPAEVALIRMTADGRLPPDQRRGYSNVFNALVRMSREEGITTLWRGCVPTMARAVVVNAAQLASYSQSKQFLLDSGYFRDGILCHFCASMISGLVTTAASMPVDIAKTRIQNMRTIDGKAEYKNGLDVLIKVVRYEGFFSLWKGFTPYYARLGPHTVLTFIFLEQMNKYYKKFFLSG; encoded by the exons ATGGCAGCGGCGAGCGGCAAGGAGAGGACCTCCCCCAAAGCCATCAAGTTCCTGTTCGGGGGGCTGGCCGG GATGGGCGCCACCGTGTTCGTCCAGCCGCTGGACCTGGTGAAGAACCGCATGCAGCTGAGCGGAGAGGGCGCCAAGACCCGGGAGTACAAGACCAGCTTCCACGCCGTGGGCAGCATCCTGAGGAACGAGGGGCTGGGGGGCATCTACACCGG GTTGTCCGCCGGTTTGCTGCGTCAGGCGACCTACACGACCACACGTCTCGGTATTTATACCATTCTCTTTGAAAAACTGACAAAGGCGGACGGCACTCCGCCCAACTTCCTCATGAAGGCGGCTATCGGGATGTCTGCCGGGGCCACGGGGGCCTTTGTGGGGACCCCTGCTGAGGTCGCGCTGATCAGGATGACAGCAGATGGGAG GTTACCTCCAGACCAGAGGAGAGGGTACAGCAACGTCTTCAATGCCCTGGTCAGGATGTCCCGGGAGGAGGGCATCACCACGCTGTGGAGG GGATGCGTACCAACAATGGCGCGGGCCGTAGTCGTCAACGCCGCCCAGCTGGCATCTTATTCCCAGTCCAAGCAGTTTCTTCTGGATTCTG GGTATTTCCGGGATGGCATTCTGTGCCACTTCTGTGCCAGTATGATCAGCGGACTGGTCACCACAGCCGCCTCAATGCCTGTGGACATCGCCAAAACCAG GATACAGAACATGCGAACGATTGATGGGAAAGCGGAGTATAAGAATGGACTG GACGTTCTCATTAAAGTTGTCAGATACGAGGGATTCTTCAGCCTCTGGAAGGGCTTCACCCCGTACTACGCCCGGCTGGGGCCCCACACCGTCTTGACTTTTATCTTCCTGGAGCAAATGAACAAATACTACAAGAAATTCTTCCTGAGCGGATGA